One window of the Pseudomonas sp. S04 genome contains the following:
- the gltX gene encoding glutamate--tRNA ligase, whose protein sequence is MTTVRTRIAPSPTGDPHVGTAYIALFNYCFAKQHGGEFILRIEDTDQLRSTRESEQQIFDALRWLGIDWAEGPDVGGPHGPYRQSERGEIYQKYCQQLVEMGHAFPCFCTAEELDQMRAEQMARGETPRYDGRALLLSKEEVARRLAAGEPHVIRMKVPTEGVCVVPDMLRGDVEIPWDRMDMQVLMKTDGLPTYFLANVVDDHLMGITHVLRGEEWLPSAPKLILLYEYFGWEQPELCYMPLLRNPDKSKLSKRKNPTSVTFYERMGFMPEAMLNYLGRMGWSMPDEREKFSLQEMVDNFDLKRVSLGGPIFDIEKLSWLNGQWLRDLPVEEFASRLQTWALNPEYMMKIAPHVQGRVETFSQVAPLAGFFFAGGVNPDAKLFESKKLSGDQVRQLMQLILWKLESLRQWQKDNITATIQAVVESLELKLRDAMPLMFAAITGQASSVSVLDAMEILGPDLTRFRLRQAIDLLGGVSKKENKEWEKLLAAIA, encoded by the coding sequence ATGACCACCGTCCGCACTCGCATCGCGCCATCGCCTACCGGCGATCCCCATGTCGGCACCGCTTACATCGCTTTGTTCAACTACTGCTTTGCCAAGCAGCATGGCGGTGAGTTCATCCTGCGCATTGAAGACACCGACCAGTTGCGCTCGACCCGCGAGTCCGAACAGCAGATTTTCGATGCCTTGCGTTGGCTGGGCATCGACTGGGCCGAAGGCCCGGACGTCGGCGGCCCGCACGGCCCGTACCGGCAGAGCGAGCGTGGCGAGATCTACCAGAAGTACTGCCAGCAGCTCGTGGAGATGGGCCACGCGTTCCCGTGCTTCTGCACCGCCGAGGAGCTGGACCAGATGCGCGCCGAGCAAATGGCTCGCGGCGAGACCCCGCGCTACGACGGTCGTGCCCTGCTGCTGTCCAAGGAAGAAGTGGCTCGCCGCCTGGCCGCTGGCGAACCTCACGTGATCCGCATGAAGGTGCCGACCGAAGGCGTCTGCGTGGTGCCGGACATGCTGCGTGGCGACGTCGAGATCCCGTGGGATCGCATGGACATGCAAGTGCTGATGAAGACCGACGGCCTGCCGACCTACTTCCTGGCCAACGTGGTCGATGACCACCTGATGGGCATCACCCACGTCCTGCGCGGCGAAGAGTGGCTGCCATCGGCGCCCAAACTGATCCTGCTGTACGAATACTTCGGTTGGGAACAGCCGGAGCTGTGCTACATGCCGCTGTTGCGCAACCCGGACAAGAGCAAGCTGTCCAAGCGCAAGAACCCGACCTCGGTGACCTTCTACGAGCGCATGGGCTTCATGCCGGAAGCGATGCTCAACTACCTGGGGCGCATGGGCTGGTCGATGCCGGACGAGCGCGAGAAGTTCTCCCTGCAAGAGATGGTCGACAACTTCGACCTCAAGCGCGTGTCCCTGGGCGGGCCGATCTTCGACATCGAGAAGCTGTCCTGGCTCAACGGCCAGTGGCTGCGTGACCTGCCGGTGGAAGAGTTCGCCAGCCGCCTGCAGACGTGGGCGCTGAACCCTGAGTACATGATGAAGATCGCCCCCCACGTGCAGGGCCGGGTGGAAACCTTCAGCCAGGTGGCACCGCTCGCCGGGTTCTTCTTCGCCGGTGGCGTCAACCCGGATGCCAAGCTGTTCGAATCCAAGAAGCTCTCGGGCGACCAGGTGCGCCAGTTGATGCAGTTGATCCTGTGGAAGCTGGAGAGCCTGCGTCAGTGGCAGAAGGACAACATCACCGCGACGATTCAGGCGGTGGTCGAATCCCTCGAGCTGAAACTGCGCGATGCCATGCCGTTGATGTTCGCCGCGATTACCGGCCAGGCGAGCTCGGTGTCGGTGCTCGACGCCATGGAAATCCTCGGCCCGGACCTGACCCGTTTCCGCCTGCGCCAGGCCATCGACCTGCTCGGTGGCGTGTCGAAGAAAGAAAACAAGGAGTGGGAAAAGCTGCTGGCCGCGATTGCCTGA
- a CDS encoding HlyD family secretion protein: protein MPAQLKRRLFIFLFIVLLVAGGFFAEWFFKGRFYESTDNAYVQGEITRVSSQLSARIDEVLVHDNQHVEKGQLLIRLEGEDFRLAVDRAAAALATRQAERLQAQSKLTQQASLIASSEAQVASSQASLGRSQIDLSRAETLRKPGYVSEERVTTLSAENHIARSQVTKAQADAQAQRQQVNALSAEIKRLDAQIANAQADLAQAELNLTRSEIRSPISGLVGQRAARNGQVVQAGAYLLSIVPDQDIWIQANFKETQIGHMQPGQKAELIFDAYGDTPIEARVDSLFAASGAQFSLLPPDNATGNFTKVVQRIPVKLTFAADNPLHGKIRPGMSVTAKVNIKDPVDGR, encoded by the coding sequence ATGCCTGCCCAACTCAAGCGTCGCCTGTTTATCTTCCTGTTTATCGTCCTGCTGGTCGCCGGCGGATTTTTCGCCGAATGGTTCTTCAAGGGACGGTTTTACGAAAGCACCGATAACGCCTATGTGCAGGGTGAAATCACCCGCGTTTCCAGCCAGTTGAGCGCGCGCATCGACGAGGTGCTGGTGCATGACAACCAGCACGTGGAAAAAGGCCAGTTGCTGATCCGTCTCGAAGGTGAGGACTTCCGCCTTGCCGTCGACCGCGCTGCCGCCGCCCTCGCCACCCGCCAGGCCGAGCGCCTGCAGGCCCAGAGCAAACTGACGCAGCAAGCCAGCCTGATCGCCTCCAGCGAAGCCCAGGTCGCCTCCAGCCAGGCCAGCCTGGGGCGCTCGCAAATTGACCTGTCCCGCGCCGAAACGCTGCGCAAACCCGGCTATGTCTCGGAAGAACGGGTCACCACCCTGTCGGCGGAAAACCATATCGCCCGCTCACAAGTCACCAAGGCCCAGGCCGACGCCCAGGCACAGCGCCAGCAGGTCAACGCCCTGAGCGCCGAAATCAAGCGCCTCGACGCGCAGATCGCCAACGCCCAGGCCGACCTGGCCCAGGCCGAGCTGAACCTGACCCGCAGCGAGATCCGCTCGCCGATCAGCGGCCTGGTTGGCCAGCGCGCGGCGCGCAACGGCCAGGTGGTTCAAGCCGGCGCGTACCTGCTGTCGATCGTCCCGGACCAGGACATCTGGATTCAGGCCAACTTCAAGGAAACCCAGATCGGCCACATGCAGCCCGGGCAAAAGGCCGAGCTGATTTTTGATGCCTACGGCGACACCCCGATCGAAGCTCGGGTCGACAGCCTGTTCGCCGCCTCCGGCGCCCAGTTCAGCCTGCTGCCGCCAGACAATGCCACCGGCAACTTCACCAAGGTGGTGCAACGGATTCCAGTGAAGCTGACGTTTGCCGCGGATAACCCGCTGCACGGCAAGATCCGCCCGGGCATGTCGGTCACCGCCAAAGTGAACATCAAAGACCCTGTCGATGGCCGGTGA